The Thermodesulfobacteriota bacterium genomic sequence AAGATTGGGAAAAGAAGTTCTATAAGAAGTAGCACGCGCAGCGCGCAGCTGAACCACCCGCAAGCCGCAGGAAGTTCACGGAATCACCCGCATCGGGCCGGCCGAAAGCCCTCTACGCTTCTCAGGGCCTCACAGGGTCCGAGACCCGTTGTCGGGGTTATTTTCCGGTGCCGCAATAATTATAAGCCGCACGGATGCAAGGGAAATTTATAATTAAAGTCCGGGCCGTCCGTCAGGGACTCTTGTTACACGGGAAGCGCCTGACAGGCGTCAGCACGGAGACCTGAACATATACTCTTGACAAACCCGTTAATGTACTTATCTTAATACACCTTTGCTTTTGATTTCATGTCGGCCGAAGGACGATTTATCCGCAACAGATTTCGCGGTGTGGTTAAGAGGGAGCTGAAAACCGGTCTTAATATTTAAACGATTATAGACGGTTAAGTAATCCACAAACGATCAAGGAGATCCCTTACTATCATGGCAAAGAGCAAAAAGGCACCCCCGAAGAAGAAAGTAACGAAGAAGCCGAAGAAAGAGAAGAAGGATTGGAGGGACGAAACAAAGAAGATGCTCCTCCAGATGCGTAAAGAGCTGCTCCTGGAAGTTACCCAGACCATGAGAGCGGAATCCGATCACCTGAAGTTCGACATCGGGGACTTCTACGACCACGCCTCGACCGACAGGGACCGCGAGCTCGCCCTCATGCTCGCCGACAGGGAAAGGGAAAAGCTCACACACGTCGACGACGCGCTCAAGAGGATCGAAACGGGCACGTACGGCATATGCGAGTCGTGCGAAGAGGAGATCGACAAGGAAAGGCTCGCTGCGATGCCGTTCACGAAACTCTGTCTTTCCTGCCAGGAAGACCTCGAGAGGCAGTAGCGCCGCCCGCGCTACCCGCGCAGCTTCGGCAGATTAACCCCGTAAGGCTTAACGACAGCGCCCTTCTCTGTAATAATGGAGGTTACGTTCGCTTCAGGCGTGACGTCGAACGCCGGGTTATAGACGCCGACCTCGGGCGCTATCCTCACGCCGGATATATGCGTGACTTCGAGCGGGCTCCTCTCCTCGATCGGGATAGATTCCCCTCCGGGGCATTCGAAGTCTATGGTCGACAGCGGGGCCGCGACATAAAAAGGGATATCGTGGGTTTTGGCGAGAACGGAGAGAGTGTACGTCCCTATCTTGTTGGCAACGTCCCCGTTCGCGGCTATCCGGTCAGCTCCTACTACGACCGCGTCGACCATACCCTTGCTCATTATGTAACCCGCCATGCTGTCTGTGATGAGCGATACCGGGATGCCGTCCCTCCGGAGCTCCCACGCGGTGAGACGCGCTCCCTGGAGGAAAGGCCTCGTCTCGGTGGCGATGACTTTTACCTTCTTTCCCTCCTCCAGGGCAGCCCTTATAACGCCGAGAGCGGTCCCGTAACCCCCGGTCGCGAGCGCGCCCGCGTTGCAGTGCGTGAGCACCGTGGAATTGTCCTTTATCAGCGGTGCTCCGCTCTTTCCGATCATTTTGCAGGTGTTGATATCTTCTTCGAGCATGAGCCGGGCTTCCCCGACAAGCCTTGACTTTAATTCCCCGACGTCCCCTCCCCTTTCCATGAGCACTCCGAGCATCCTCTTTACGGCCCAGGAAAGGTTGACCGCCGTGGGTCTCGTGGCGAGGATCACACCCGCGATCCTCTTCACCTCTGATATGAATTCACCCCTGTCGGTCGTCCGCAAGCCGACCGCGCCCAACGCTATGCCCATTCCCGCGGCGACCCCTATAGCGGGCGCGCCCCTTATGACCATGCGCCTTATCGCGTCCGCCACGTCCTCGTACGTCAAGCACTCGACGTAGACCTCCTCGCCGGGGAG encodes the following:
- a CDS encoding TraR/DksA C4-type zinc finger protein, which produces MAKSKKAPPKKKVTKKPKKEKKDWRDETKKMLLQMRKELLLEVTQTMRAESDHLKFDIGDFYDHASTDRDRELALMLADREREKLTHVDDALKRIETGTYGICESCEEEIDKERLAAMPFTKLCLSCQEDLERQ
- the mtnA gene encoding S-methyl-5-thioribose-1-phosphate isomerase gives rise to the protein MSSFKTIEWKEDRVVMIDQTKLPGEEVYVECLTYEDVADAIRRMVIRGAPAIGVAAGMGIALGAVGLRTTDRGEFISEVKRIAGVILATRPTAVNLSWAVKRMLGVLMERGGDVGELKSRLVGEARLMLEEDINTCKMIGKSGAPLIKDNSTVLTHCNAGALATGGYGTALGVIRAALEEGKKVKVIATETRPFLQGARLTAWELRRDGIPVSLITDSMAGYIMSKGMVDAVVVGADRIAANGDVANKIGTYTLSVLAKTHDIPFYVAAPLSTIDFECPGGESIPIEERSPLEVTHISGVRIAPEVGVYNPAFDVTPEANVTSIITEKGAVVKPYGVNLPKLRG